The following proteins come from a genomic window of Natronosalvus vescus:
- a CDS encoding HalOD1 output domain-containing protein codes for MSRFEKTGGSTGTPHHRYDRPADESPSEAVVIAVAAATGKTAAPTAERPEALPPLYDAIDPEALDALFSSTGTRSRECTIAFTYEGCSVVVEDDQVIIELEG; via the coding sequence GTGTCACGATTCGAGAAGACCGGGGGCTCGACCGGAACCCCCCACCACCGGTACGACCGCCCTGCGGACGAATCGCCGAGTGAAGCAGTCGTCATTGCCGTGGCAGCCGCCACCGGTAAAACGGCCGCCCCCACCGCAGAACGGCCGGAGGCGCTGCCACCGCTGTACGACGCCATCGATCCCGAAGCACTCGACGCACTGTTCTCGTCGACCGGGACACGCTCGAGGGAGTGCACCATCGCGTTCACCTACGAGGGGTGTTCGGTCGTCGTCGAGGACGATCAGGTGATTATCGAACTCGAGGGATGA
- a CDS encoding acyl-CoA carboxylase subunit beta: MDVRIGSGASAEEASAIGAALAEYVGDEVEVYVGDGEEPAAVAEPPESATTDDGSESPSEPAPAADLGPTEREEKLIEEIEEILEGGHEKYKEQLPDEGKLFVRDRLDLWFDSDGSAFLFEDGRFAEFDADDRLPADALITGGATFEGRDLHFMANDYTVKRGSMAAKGVEKFLRMQQRALKTGQPVLYLMDSSGGRIDQQTGFFANREGIGKYYYNHSMLSGRVPQICVLYGPCIAGAAYTPVFADFTIMVEGMSAMAIASPRMVQMVTGEEISMQELGGAQVHSSESGSADLVATDEEHARKLVAQLITYLPDNADEQPPQMEPRAPLHSPEGIDSIVPQHPNRGYDMVDVIERVVDAGSYFELSPDYGKEIITAYARIDGRPVGIVANQPAHRAGAIFPDAAEKAAEFIWKSDAFNIPLLYLCDTPGFMAGSQVEKDAILEKGKKMIYATSSATVPKQTVIVRKAYGAGIYAMGGPAYDPESVIGLPSGEIAIMGPEAAINAVYARKLSEIEDDDERAEMEQQLREEYREDIDIHRMASEVVIDEIVPPSSLRDELANRFAFYEGLEKELPSKKHGTIL; the protein is encoded by the coding sequence ATGGACGTTCGTATCGGATCGGGTGCATCCGCGGAGGAAGCGTCGGCGATCGGGGCGGCCCTCGCCGAGTACGTCGGCGACGAAGTCGAAGTGTACGTCGGTGATGGCGAGGAGCCCGCGGCCGTGGCCGAACCGCCGGAATCGGCGACGACCGACGACGGCAGCGAATCGCCGTCAGAACCAGCACCAGCCGCCGACCTCGGGCCGACCGAACGCGAGGAGAAACTCATCGAAGAGATCGAGGAGATCCTCGAGGGCGGCCACGAGAAGTACAAAGAACAGCTCCCCGATGAGGGGAAACTGTTCGTGCGCGACCGTCTCGACCTCTGGTTCGACTCCGACGGCAGCGCGTTCCTCTTCGAGGACGGCCGGTTCGCCGAGTTCGACGCCGACGATCGCCTGCCCGCGGACGCGCTCATCACGGGCGGGGCGACGTTCGAGGGCCGCGACCTTCACTTCATGGCCAACGACTACACGGTCAAACGCGGCTCGATGGCCGCGAAGGGGGTCGAGAAGTTCCTTCGGATGCAACAGCGCGCGCTCAAGACCGGGCAGCCGGTGCTGTACCTGATGGACTCCTCGGGCGGTCGGATCGACCAGCAGACCGGCTTTTTCGCCAACCGAGAGGGGATCGGCAAGTACTATTACAACCACTCGATGCTCTCGGGGCGGGTACCCCAGATCTGCGTCCTCTACGGGCCGTGTATCGCCGGAGCGGCCTACACCCCCGTCTTCGCCGACTTCACGATCATGGTCGAGGGGATGTCCGCGATGGCGATCGCCTCTCCGCGGATGGTGCAGATGGTCACCGGCGAGGAGATCAGCATGCAAGAACTCGGCGGCGCGCAGGTTCACTCCAGCGAATCCGGCTCGGCCGACCTCGTGGCGACCGACGAGGAACACGCCCGGAAACTCGTCGCCCAGCTGATTACCTACCTTCCCGACAACGCCGACGAACAGCCGCCGCAGATGGAACCTCGAGCCCCGTTGCATAGCCCGGAGGGAATCGACTCGATCGTCCCCCAGCACCCGAACCGGGGCTACGACATGGTCGACGTCATCGAGCGCGTCGTCGACGCGGGGAGCTACTTCGAACTCAGCCCCGACTACGGCAAGGAGATCATCACCGCTTACGCCCGTATCGACGGCCGTCCAGTCGGCATCGTCGCCAACCAGCCGGCCCACCGCGCGGGCGCGATCTTCCCCGACGCCGCCGAGAAGGCCGCCGAGTTCATCTGGAAGTCGGACGCGTTCAACATTCCACTGCTGTACCTGTGTGACACGCCCGGCTTCATGGCCGGCTCCCAGGTCGAGAAGGATGCCATCCTCGAGAAAGGGAAGAAGATGATCTACGCGACCTCCTCGGCAACCGTCCCCAAACAGACCGTGATCGTCCGGAAAGCCTACGGGGCGGGGATCTACGCGATGGGCGGGCCAGCCTACGATCCAGAGAGCGTCATCGGCCTCCCCTCGGGCGAAATCGCGATCATGGGGCCGGAGGCGGCTATCAACGCCGTCTACGCGCGCAAGCTGTCGGAGATCGAGGACGACGACGAGCGCGCCGAGATGGAACAGCAACTACGCGAGGAGTATCGCGAGGACATCGACATCCACCGGATGGCCAGCGAGGTCGTCATCGACGAGATCGTCCCCCCGAGTTCGCTTCGGGACGAACTGGCCAATCGCTTTGCGTTCTACGAGGGCCTCGAGAAGGAGTTGCCGAGCAAGAAACACGGCACGATTCTGTAG
- a CDS encoding GNAT family N-acetyltransferase: protein MTTLFPDRLETDRLRLEAADPDRIDVDELYAAYARDGLEDESVFEYVPLSPYETPHDALEFLESVAEKRAEGAAATYVIRPREGEDGAGDFAGTTTIFVDWDRHLAELAIVLRKRFWGRGYSGERARALLEVAFDRLDLEAVAVSCLPDNERSRRAIDRYVDRAGGQYEGHLRNVRTLEDEPVDLHRYTIAREEFEASRGEEYAARGADRTTRASKVSTEAEPTVGPIAAETTATTDDHPLFPGTIETDRLRLEALHTDAVDADGLFALYAICSSDPDIEEITEYLTWDPHRTPKETLEFLEYVSEKWDVSTGGSYAIYPRSGEDGDGEFAGDAGFGIDWEARTMTLGVWLRKPFWGRGYSGERATAFMELAFEHLDLEVVTVTVLEGNERSRRAITRYTEARGGGCEGRVRNWRVQDGEPATLYRYTVSREEYQDNQPDVTVRIPESATIDR from the coding sequence ATGACGACGCTCTTCCCGGATCGACTCGAGACCGATCGCTTGCGTCTCGAGGCGGCCGATCCGGATCGCATCGACGTCGACGAACTGTACGCCGCATATGCCCGGGACGGCCTCGAGGACGAATCGGTGTTCGAGTACGTCCCGCTCTCGCCGTACGAGACACCACACGACGCCCTCGAGTTCCTCGAGTCGGTGGCCGAGAAGCGAGCGGAGGGAGCGGCGGCGACGTACGTGATCCGTCCCCGAGAAGGCGAAGACGGGGCCGGCGATTTCGCTGGGACGACCACCATCTTCGTCGACTGGGATCGCCACCTGGCCGAGTTGGCCATCGTCCTCCGGAAACGCTTCTGGGGACGGGGGTACTCCGGCGAACGCGCTCGTGCCTTGCTCGAGGTGGCCTTCGACCGACTGGATCTCGAGGCGGTCGCCGTCTCCTGTCTGCCCGACAACGAGCGCTCCCGGCGAGCCATCGACCGGTACGTCGACCGCGCGGGCGGGCAGTACGAGGGACACCTCCGCAACGTCCGCACCCTCGAGGACGAGCCGGTCGATCTGCACCGGTATACGATCGCACGGGAGGAGTTCGAGGCGAGTCGAGGGGAGGAGTACGCTGCTCGAGGCGCGGATCGAACGACTCGAGCCAGCAAAGTCAGCACCGAAGCCGAACCGACCGTCGGCCCCATCGCCGCCGAAACGACCGCGACGACCGACGACCACCCGCTGTTTCCCGGCACGATCGAAACCGATCGGCTTCGCCTCGAGGCGCTCCACACCGACGCGGTCGACGCCGACGGCCTGTTCGCGCTCTACGCGATCTGCTCGTCGGATCCGGACATCGAGGAGATCACCGAGTACCTCACCTGGGATCCCCACCGGACGCCGAAGGAGACCCTCGAGTTCCTCGAGTACGTCAGCGAGAAGTGGGATGTATCGACCGGCGGCTCCTACGCCATCTACCCCCGTTCGGGCGAGGACGGTGACGGCGAATTCGCCGGAGACGCGGGGTTCGGCATCGACTGGGAGGCGCGAACCATGACCCTCGGCGTCTGGCTGCGCAAACCCTTCTGGGGACGGGGCTACTCGGGCGAGCGGGCGACGGCGTTCATGGAACTCGCGTTCGAACACCTGGATCTCGAGGTCGTCACGGTCACCGTACTCGAGGGGAACGAGCGCTCCAGACGGGCGATCACCCGCTACACTGAGGCTCGTGGCGGCGGCTGTGAGGGACGCGTGCGCAACTGGCGCGTCCAGGACGGCGAGCCCGCGACCCTGTACCGGTACACCGTCTCGAGAGAAGAGTATCAGGACAATCAGCCCGACGTGACGGTGCGGATTCCGGAGTCGGCTACGATCGATCGGTGA
- a CDS encoding helix-turn-helix domain-containing protein produces the protein MRLSGIDIVLDDDRPHKFAFTAYGTRFSEFERALTTDPTVSEHTVLAKGDDRSQYVVTYDQSTVTQGTYYVATQQNIVYDLVFLRDGEYTVHAQVPDRDALSHLREHCSEHDIPFQLDRLYRSEGVSLSANELTASQREALVVAYENGYFDSPRVTTLEAIGDEIGISRQAVADRLRRGHRHLIESMLISDPDLDLEEM, from the coding sequence ATGCGTCTGTCCGGTATCGATATCGTTCTGGACGACGATCGGCCACACAAATTTGCCTTCACGGCGTACGGTACCCGTTTTTCCGAGTTCGAGCGCGCGCTGACGACCGATCCAACCGTCTCAGAGCACACCGTTCTCGCGAAAGGTGACGATCGGAGCCAGTACGTGGTAACCTACGACCAGTCGACGGTGACCCAGGGCACGTATTACGTCGCAACACAACAGAACATCGTCTACGATCTGGTTTTCCTCCGGGACGGCGAATACACCGTTCACGCCCAGGTGCCCGATCGAGACGCGCTTTCTCACCTCCGCGAGCACTGTTCGGAACACGACATCCCGTTTCAACTCGACCGACTCTATCGATCGGAGGGGGTGTCCCTCTCTGCAAACGAACTCACGGCGTCACAGCGCGAAGCGCTGGTGGTCGCCTACGAGAACGGCTACTTCGATTCGCCGCGGGTGACGACGCTCGAGGCCATCGGTGACGAGATCGGGATCTCGCGGCAGGCGGTCGCCGATAGGCTTCGACGCGGGCATCGCCACCTGATCGAGTCGATGCTGATCAGCGATCCCGATCTCGACCTCGAGGAGATGTGA
- a CDS encoding cohesin domain-containing protein, whose translation MTSARRLALAGVGVAVLLVGLLAIVAVGGGSVTAGDQLAVIDPTPHEVEAEPGETFEVDVVMRSEGGHGGEGVASFELVGQYHPDYLEIVAIESGDWLEQGDETEITEEQVIAHEAGTAILEQRRDPVADGAKGQDRVATVTVRVLENAPAHETTLSFGDSGVYLERKFPLAIHHREVTVSVDGGGEPHEPFDHPDPSDRESLESMTADENETDGGDDTDEGRVDGTSGSESDADAGTEADDADGAVTDESDDPISGFTAVAGAGVLLATLVALAGIARLGGRDARGPSKR comes from the coding sequence ATGACCAGTGCCAGGCGTCTCGCCCTCGCCGGGGTAGGTGTCGCCGTCCTCCTGGTGGGGCTGCTCGCCATCGTCGCAGTCGGGGGCGGTTCCGTCACCGCAGGCGACCAACTCGCCGTGATCGACCCGACGCCCCACGAGGTCGAAGCCGAACCAGGGGAGACGTTCGAAGTCGACGTCGTCATGCGAAGCGAGGGTGGCCACGGCGGCGAAGGCGTCGCCTCGTTCGAACTGGTCGGCCAGTACCATCCCGACTACCTCGAGATCGTCGCCATCGAGTCCGGCGACTGGCTCGAGCAGGGCGACGAGACGGAGATCACCGAGGAACAGGTGATCGCCCACGAGGCCGGTACAGCGATCCTCGAGCAACGACGTGATCCCGTCGCCGACGGTGCCAAAGGACAAGATCGCGTGGCAACGGTAACCGTCCGCGTGCTCGAGAACGCCCCCGCCCACGAGACGACGCTCTCCTTTGGCGACTCGGGCGTCTACCTCGAGCGAAAGTTCCCGTTAGCGATCCACCATCGCGAGGTGACTGTCTCGGTCGACGGCGGTGGAGAACCACACGAACCGTTCGATCATCCGGATCCGAGCGATCGAGAGAGCCTCGAGTCGATGACGGCGGACGAGAACGAGACGGACGGTGGCGACGACACGGACGAGGGCAGAGTCGATGGAACGAGTGGTTCCGAAAGCGACGCCGATGCGGGTACTGAAGCCGACGATGCCGATGGAGCGGTGACCGACGAGAGCGATGATCCGATTTCCGGATTTACGGCAGTCGCCGGTGCAGGGGTACTACTCGCCACGCTCGTCGCTCTTGCCGGCATTGCTCGCCTCGGTGGACGCGACGCTCGAGGCCCCAGCAAACGGTGA
- the hemC gene encoding hydroxymethylbilane synthase, protein MRTKGTLRLATRGSRLARRQAELVGEGLENRRYDVAFETVETTGDQIRDELIHRLGKTGAFVRELDERVLAGDVDGAVHSMKDMPTEQPAELVTAAVPERARPGDVLVTPDGSTLEELPEGAVVGTSSLRRRAQLLSERPDLEVEPIRGNVDTRLEKVLAPALQAERERRREADANRKGDTGSYKPDYDDNGEGEGEDGTDETVTVDDWYASLTDLEQRALDREVDVHYDALVLAEAGLDRSGLTDQVEYVPLPTQTFVPAPGQGALAVTAEDGDTAREIKEAIDHPRSRVETTVERTILAELGGGCIAPIGIYAVVQGAYVHASVQVFDQDGEKSVVGSRDLPIESHADAASEFATDLADRGAADLIAAARGDDAGDGGADVGEAGDADGGDGNASRQGDVE, encoded by the coding sequence ATGAGAACCAAGGGGACGCTCAGGCTGGCGACACGAGGCTCCAGGCTCGCCCGACGGCAGGCGGAACTCGTGGGCGAGGGCCTCGAGAACCGCCGCTACGACGTCGCGTTCGAGACCGTCGAGACGACGGGCGACCAGATCCGCGACGAGTTGATCCACCGGCTAGGGAAAACCGGCGCGTTCGTCCGCGAACTCGACGAACGCGTTCTCGCGGGTGACGTCGACGGCGCGGTTCACTCCATGAAGGACATGCCGACCGAACAGCCAGCCGAGTTGGTGACGGCGGCCGTCCCCGAGCGCGCCCGACCAGGCGACGTGCTGGTAACCCCCGACGGATCGACGCTCGAGGAACTGCCCGAGGGGGCGGTCGTCGGCACCTCGAGCCTCCGCCGACGCGCACAGCTCCTGTCCGAACGCCCCGACCTCGAGGTCGAACCGATTCGGGGCAACGTCGACACCCGCCTCGAGAAGGTACTTGCGCCGGCGTTGCAGGCCGAACGCGAGCGGCGTCGGGAAGCCGACGCGAACCGCAAGGGCGACACCGGGAGCTACAAGCCGGATTACGACGACAACGGCGAGGGCGAGGGCGAAGACGGTACCGACGAAACCGTCACCGTCGACGACTGGTACGCGAGCCTCACCGACCTCGAGCAGCGGGCACTCGACCGGGAGGTCGACGTCCACTACGACGCGCTCGTCCTCGCGGAAGCAGGGCTCGACCGCAGCGGGCTGACCGACCAGGTCGAGTACGTGCCCCTCCCGACCCAGACGTTCGTTCCCGCACCCGGACAGGGTGCCCTAGCCGTGACGGCCGAGGACGGCGACACCGCTCGCGAGATCAAGGAGGCCATCGACCACCCGCGAAGCCGGGTCGAGACGACCGTCGAGCGGACGATTCTGGCCGAACTCGGCGGCGGCTGTATCGCCCCGATCGGCATCTACGCGGTCGTCCAGGGGGCGTACGTCCACGCGAGCGTCCAGGTGTTCGACCAGGACGGCGAGAAGTCAGTCGTCGGCAGCCGCGACCTTCCCATCGAGTCCCACGCGGACGCGGCCAGTGAATTCGCGACCGACCTGGCCGACCGCGGTGCTGCCGACCTCATCGCTGCCGCTCGAGGGGACGACGCCGGCGACGGCGGCGCGGACGTCGGCGAAGCGGGTGATGCTGACGGTGGCGACGGAAACGCGTCTCGTCAGGGGGACGTCGAATGA
- a CDS encoding iron transporter, translated as MTDDRHVSRRRLLESSAISASVLALAGCLGGDDDDSNGGSEGESDDGDDSDSDSNDDILAFPEIEDPPEAVYLPTHRERMRMLEPVEAGDYLIGPMLTYPHPFWLTDGTDVERVDPTAEDDVHLMVTAWDRETGHVLPLDSSPVFELYREGEFLTENRPWLMISQQMGFHFGDNVALEGDGSYRVEGRINPVGVHKTGAFEGRFEEAVEFAFEFEYDDELRALATDIEYFPEEEWGERGALEPMGHGDGDDGGHHDDRDDDQHDDHGDEHHDDGHAIPYSALPPVDDLPGTYQDTLESGDAAFAITLLESDTRFADDGWYLAVSPRTPYNRCVLPLMALEVTVEGEGHALTETMDHELGHHYGVVLESEPDGANLDLEVVTPPQVSRHRGYETAFRDMSSMSTVISR; from the coding sequence ATGACCGACGATCGTCACGTCTCGCGTCGTCGCCTGCTCGAGTCTAGCGCCATCAGCGCCAGTGTGCTCGCCCTGGCTGGTTGTCTCGGTGGCGATGACGACGACTCGAACGGTGGATCAGAGGGAGAGAGCGACGACGGTGACGACAGCGACAGCGACAGCAACGACGACATCCTCGCGTTTCCAGAGATCGAAGACCCACCAGAGGCCGTCTACCTCCCGACCCACCGCGAGCGGATGCGGATGCTCGAGCCCGTCGAGGCCGGCGACTACCTGATCGGGCCGATGCTCACCTACCCGCACCCGTTCTGGCTTACCGACGGAACCGACGTCGAACGCGTCGACCCGACCGCCGAGGACGACGTCCACCTGATGGTCACCGCCTGGGATCGCGAGACCGGCCACGTGCTGCCGTTAGACTCGAGTCCCGTCTTCGAACTCTATCGGGAAGGGGAGTTCCTCACGGAGAACCGACCCTGGTTGATGATCTCCCAGCAGATGGGGTTTCACTTCGGCGACAACGTTGCCCTCGAGGGCGACGGCAGCTATCGCGTCGAGGGTCGGATCAATCCCGTGGGCGTCCACAAGACCGGGGCGTTCGAGGGACGGTTCGAGGAGGCCGTCGAGTTCGCGTTCGAGTTCGAGTACGACGACGAGTTGCGGGCGCTGGCGACCGATATCGAGTACTTCCCCGAAGAGGAGTGGGGGGAGCGAGGGGCGCTCGAGCCGATGGGGCACGGTGATGGCGACGACGGCGGCCACCACGACGATCGCGATGATGACCAGCACGACGATCACGGCGATGAGCACCACGACGACGGCCACGCCATCCCCTACTCCGCCCTCCCGCCGGTCGACGACCTCCCCGGCACCTACCAGGACACCCTCGAGAGCGGCGACGCCGCGTTCGCAATCACGCTCCTCGAGTCCGACACCCGGTTCGCCGACGACGGCTGGTATCTCGCGGTCTCCCCGCGAACGCCCTACAACCGCTGTGTCCTCCCGCTGATGGCGCTCGAGGTGACGGTCGAGGGCGAGGGTCACGCGCTCACGGAGACGATGGATCACGAACTCGGCCACCACTACGGCGTCGTCCTCGAGTCCGAACCCGATGGAGCCAACCTCGACCTCGAGGTGGTCACCCCGCCGCAGGTCTCGCGCCACCGGGGATACGAGACGGCGTTTCGCGACATGTCGTCGATGTCGACGGTGATCTCGAGATGA
- a CDS encoding DUF5658 family protein codes for MDDLERLLWVVVGLSLVGDLVTTFVGLHLGLAESNPVARNAIEQWGVFGMLALKGFAVAVALLCRTVLEQAYRPIIPAALALPWVLAVCINVYMISSVM; via the coding sequence ATGGACGACCTCGAGCGCCTGCTCTGGGTCGTCGTCGGCCTCTCGCTGGTCGGCGATCTGGTGACGACGTTCGTCGGGCTACACCTCGGGCTGGCGGAATCGAACCCCGTCGCCCGCAACGCGATCGAACAGTGGGGGGTCTTCGGGATGCTCGCGCTGAAAGGGTTCGCGGTTGCCGTCGCCCTGCTCTGCCGGACGGTGCTCGAGCAGGCCTACCGGCCGATCATCCCGGCGGCGCTGGCGCTGCCGTGGGTGCTCGCGGTGTGTATCAACGTGTACATGATCTCGAGCGTGATGTGA
- a CDS encoding metallophosphoesterase family protein, producing the protein MARPHAGHLLARLERPRTTDPITLAVCSDIHLATDATGTWKVFHRTERHLEAAVTCVNERDVDGVLVAGDLTRNGAPEEFDRFDELATFEPPMVAIPGNHDEPTTFDEHETASVASFERRYTPGSLPFRTRIGGLEVVGLDSHAARPGEPAESWDGRIDAESLMWLDEALAATDADATIVAVHHNLPATGALYDRWSERLPVEGYVPGFTNPQPLLEVLTAHDVALVITGHLHFPAIEDGDGVRELTVPAVSSFPHALLVLEIDERGTRVRQLPLTDSDGMVESIAHGYEKDRVLLSAAQQATYPLVDELE; encoded by the coding sequence ATGGCCCGACCCCACGCGGGACACCTGCTGGCTCGTCTCGAGCGACCGCGAACCACCGACCCGATCACGCTCGCCGTCTGTTCCGACATCCACCTCGCAACCGACGCAACGGGTACCTGGAAGGTATTTCACCGCACCGAGCGGCACCTCGAGGCGGCCGTCACCTGCGTCAACGAACGCGACGTCGACGGCGTACTCGTCGCCGGCGACCTCACCCGGAACGGGGCTCCCGAGGAGTTCGATCGGTTCGACGAACTCGCCACCTTCGAGCCACCGATGGTCGCGATTCCCGGCAACCACGACGAGCCGACGACGTTCGACGAACACGAGACGGCCTCGGTCGCGTCCTTCGAACGGCGCTACACCCCCGGAAGCCTCCCCTTCCGTACTCGTATCGGCGGACTAGAGGTCGTCGGCCTCGACAGCCACGCTGCACGACCCGGCGAGCCCGCTGAAAGCTGGGACGGACGCATCGACGCCGAGTCGCTGATGTGGCTCGACGAGGCTCTCGCGGCGACCGACGCGGACGCGACCATCGTCGCCGTCCACCACAATCTTCCGGCAACCGGCGCGCTCTACGACCGCTGGAGCGAGCGGTTACCCGTCGAGGGGTACGTCCCGGGATTCACCAACCCTCAGCCGTTGCTCGAGGTACTCACCGCCCACGACGTCGCCCTGGTCATCACCGGCCACCTCCACTTTCCGGCCATCGAAGACGGAGACGGCGTCAGGGAGTTGACCGTGCCCGCCGTCTCCTCGTTCCCCCACGCGCTGCTCGTCCTCGAGATAGACGAGCGAGGGACGCGCGTCCGCCAGCTGCCGCTCACCGACAGCGACGGCATGGTCGAATCGATCGCCCACGGCTACGAGAAAGACCGCGTCCTGCTGTCGGCCGCCCAGCAGGCGACCTATCCGCTGGTCGACGAACTCGAGTAG
- a CDS encoding ABC transporter permease, whose product MELGVVAGVIAIGFIHGVLPDHGWPIAATYALERPRRWLHGFVAALILGVGHLVSSVVLVLAYFWVSGFAAFAEGPMMKYIAGTLLILLGLYEYRYGGHGHLGDGHDHGEHDGHDGHDNHHEDSDHAHRHDHEHEHGNNHDHGGHHEHEHGDHHEHDSSRLAQLRSLLPGNGHQHLDESHAERGLFTLGTTALVLGFAHEEPIQILAICIGTERCLELMLVYSLAVIVAIIVPTLLLIAGYERHRETVERYTRHFPTLTAAVLIVMGLAFISGLI is encoded by the coding sequence ATGGAACTGGGTGTCGTCGCCGGCGTCATCGCCATCGGGTTCATCCACGGCGTCTTACCCGATCACGGCTGGCCGATCGCCGCAACGTACGCGCTCGAGCGACCCCGACGCTGGCTTCACGGGTTCGTCGCGGCGCTTATTCTCGGCGTCGGCCACCTCGTCAGCAGCGTGGTGTTAGTGCTCGCGTACTTCTGGGTGAGTGGCTTCGCGGCGTTCGCTGAAGGGCCGATGATGAAATATATCGCCGGAACGCTGTTGATCCTGCTCGGACTCTACGAGTACCGTTACGGGGGGCATGGGCACCTCGGAGATGGGCACGATCACGGCGAACACGACGGTCACGACGGTCACGATAACCACCACGAGGACAGCGATCACGCCCATCGTCACGACCACGAACACGAACACGGCAACAACCACGACCACGGGGGCCACCACGAACACGAACACGGCGACCACCACGAACACGACTCGAGCCGCCTCGCTCAACTCCGTTCACTCCTCCCTGGAAACGGCCACCAGCACCTCGATGAATCCCACGCAGAGCGGGGGCTGTTCACCCTGGGAACGACCGCACTGGTGCTCGGATTCGCCCACGAGGAGCCGATCCAGATCCTGGCCATCTGTATCGGCACCGAGCGCTGTCTCGAGTTGATGCTCGTCTACTCGCTGGCGGTCATCGTCGCAATCATCGTGCCGACGTTGTTGCTGATCGCTGGCTACGAACGCCATCGCGAGACCGTCGAACGCTACACGCGACACTTCCCGACACTCACAGCCGCCGTGCTCATCGTCATGGGACTGGCGTTCATCAGCGGGCTTATCTAG